From Aedes albopictus strain Foshan chromosome 1, AalbF5, whole genome shotgun sequence, one genomic window encodes:
- the LOC134289057 gene encoding uncharacterized protein LOC134289057, with the protein MSQSHTPKTRAAKAAAAAKLKQQLDADVENYSTNWEITADAETLKELSSLSRQRDQVSMKLTRVQRALATAKHVISPSQLRTYLKNIDDAYNEFSAVHSKLIAAIPDEAFEERYNHVRTVIDELMVSRETDATRAPLPQPQVIVQQQPLKVPIPTFEGSYANWPKFKAIFQDLMANSGDSDAIKLYHLDKALVGEAAGVLDAKVISEGNYQQAWAILTDRFENKRIIVETHIRGLFNIPKMASGTCKELRRRHDECTRHVESLKYLEQKFLGVSDLFLVHILSSSMDQATRMAWEATQKKGEIPTYAQTISFLQTRCQMLENCEMAFQNPTSQPLPKPSSKGQAPSKAAGVKVHAAATESQKKDKCDFCQGTHRNYQCDAISSLPFEKRIEKVRTSGVCFNCLRKGHSARDCSSPKTCQKCQKRHHTQLHNEELKQEPKPSVSVPAQEKSPPIDQNKVSVSTSTRETPQLSCNYANSTKTVFLLTAVVNVVDRNNRLHPCRALLDSGSQVNFITADLANCLGSERQRVDVPIRGINDVKTIAHDKVEVRFRSRVSDYQAQVQCLITPNVTGVIPSAKIDASSWNIPFGVQLADPEFYKPEKIDMLLGAELFLQLLRPGHIKIDEDFPELRETSLGWVVAGVFRERSIANEVQHSLTASLDDVEEAIQRFWKIEEVPDASPLTSEEQECEAHFLATHRRTEDGRYIVRLPFRENANELNDCRSVALKRFQMLQQRLQKNPKLKQHYIEFMREYEQLGHCREIREENDDPKQQNYYLPHHAVLRPSSSTTKCRVVFDASAKANAASLSLNEVLQVGATVQKELYDVMLRFCKYKIAFTADVPKMYRQIIMDPRDTHFLRVFWCEQPSDRLRVLELTTVTYGTASAPFQATRCLQQLAEDESTDYPIGARIVKEDFYVDDALSSADSLPAAVEAVKQLKGIMQKGGFSLHKWCSNSNELLEHIPTAEQEQPAALEEYEPNGVIKVLGLLWDPKADIFQIARPIQRSLKQPVTKRIIYSEVARLFDPLGLVSSVIVVAKLLVQRLWQCKIGWDDPVNDQTQKFWEDFANSLSALETIAIPRRITFDEAVDYELHGFADASSVAYGACVYVRSLFSNGSAKLKLVTSKSKVAPLHELSTPRKELCAALLLTRLVEKVVHVLHMEFRHVVLWSDSQIVLAWMKRPAHRLKVFVRNRIAEINSKTAEYQWCYIRTTENPADIVSRGLLPNDLCKSSLWWYGPSFLSSVEYEAEDIEDIPENMLPEITTVETVATAVEEEFPLFSRFSDFRKIERVMALSTKQHATLLSPSYDIRTMSQKTMQSKTTNHRRKLLKLRVNRGEYVPYGTSQATTTTTTNSTCIGSLRSTTQQQQ; encoded by the exons ATGTCGCAGAGTCATACGCCGAAGACCAGGGCAGCTAAGGCCGCTGCAGCTGCAAAGCTGAAGCAGCAGCTGGACGCTGATGTGGAAAATTACTCGACCAACTGGGAAATCACCGCCGATGCTGAGACACTGAAGGAGTTGTCGTCGTTGTCCCGCCAGCGTGATCAAGTAAGTATGAAGCTAACGCGGGTGCAAAGGGCACTTGCCACTGCCAAACACGTGATCAGCCCTTCGCAGTTGAGGACGTATTTGAAGAACATCGACGATGCCTACAACGAATTCAGTGCCGTGCACAGCAAACTCATCGCCGCAATTCCGGATGAAGCATTCGAAGAGCGATACAACCACGTCCGCACCGTCATCGACGAATTGATGGTTTCCAGAGAGACTGATGCCACCAGAGCTCCACTCCCGCAACCACAGGTAATCGTGCAGCAGCAACCATTGAAGGTCCCGATCCCCACCTTCGAAGGATCATACGCCAACTGGCCGAAGTTCAAGGCCATATTCCAGGACCTGATGGCCAACTCTGGCGATTCCGACGCCATCAAGCTGTACCACCTAGACAAGGCGCTTGTTGGTGAGGCAGCTGGAGTTCTGGATGCCAAGGTCATCAGCGAAGGAAACTATCAACAAGCATGGGCCATCCTCACCGACCGCTTCGAGAACAAGAGGATCATCGTCGAGACACACATCCGTGGCCTATTCAATATCCCGAAAATGGCTTCGGGAACCTGCAAGGAGCTTCGACGACGCCACGACGAGTGTACCCGCCATGTCGAGAGTTTGAAGTATCTGGAGCAGAAGTTCCTGGGTGTATCCGACCTCTTCCTGGTCCACATCTTGTCGTCGTCGATGGATCAAGCAACGAGGATGGCATGGGAGGCCACGCAAAAGAAAGGTGAGATCCCAACGTATGCGCAGACCATTTCGTTTCTTCAGACAAGGTGCCAGATGCTGGAGAATTGTGAAATGGCATTCCAAAACCCCACCTCCCAGCCATTGCCGAAACCGAGTTCCAAAGGTCAAGCACCATCGAAGGCAGCTGGTGTGAAGGTTCATGCCGCTGCGACCGAATCGCAGAAGAAGGACAAGTGTGATTTCTGCCAGGGTACACATCGTAACTACCAATGCGACGCAATCAGCAGCCTGCCGTTCGAGAAAAGAATTGAGAAGGTAAGGACATCCGGAGTGTGCTTCAATTGTCTTCGCAAGGGGCACAGTGCTAGAGATTGTTCATCGCCGAAGACGTGCCAGAAATGCCAGAAGCGGCATCATACGCAGCTCCACAACGAGGAACTGAAACAAGAGCCGAAACCAAGTGTGTCCGTCCCAGCTCAGGAGAAAAGCCCTCCCATCGACCAGAACAAGGTATCCGTTTCGACCTCGACCAGAGAGACCCCGCAACTCTCGTGCAACTACGCCAACTCCACGAAGACCGTGTTCCTGCTTACAGCTGTTGTCAACGTGGTGGATAGGAACAATCGCCTTCATCCATGCCGTGCGCTTCTTGACAGCGGATCACAGGTGAACTTTATCACAGCTGATCTTGCGAACTGTCTCGGAAGCGAGAGACAACGTGTCGACGTGCCAATACGAGGTATCAACGACGTCAAGACTATCGCCCACGACAAAGTTGAGGTAAGGTTCCGGTCTAGAGTCTCCGACTATCAAGCGCAGGTCCAGTGCTTGATAACGCCCAACGTCACAGGAGTCATCCCGTCAGCCAAAATCGACGCTTCCTCCTGGAACATCCCCTTTGGCGTTCAACTAGCAGATCCAGAGTTCTACAAGCCGGAGAAAATCGACATGCTTCTCGGAGCAGAACTCTTCCTGCAGTTACTACGACCCGGCCACATCAAAATCGACGAAGACTTCCCCGAGCTGCGTGAAACCTCCCTAGGATGGGTGGTAGCTGGAGTCTTCAGAGAGCGTTCCATCGCCAACGAGGTACAGCACTCGCTCACCGCATCGCTAGATGACGTCGAGGAGGCAATTCagcgtttttggaaaattgaagaaGTGCCTGATGCCAGCCCACTAACCAGCGAGGAGCAAGAGTGCGAGGCTCATTTTCTCGCAACTCACCGTCGGACTGAAGATGGACGTTACATCGTGAGGTTGCCGTTCAGAGAAAACGCCAACGAACTGAATGATTGCCGTTCTGTTGCTTTGAAAAGGTTCCAGATGTTGCAACAGAGACTTCAGAAGAACCCAAAATTGAAGCAGCATTACATCGAGTTTATGCGAGAATATGAGCAGCTGGGACACTGCCGAGAGATACGAGAGGAAAACGACGATCCGAAGCAGCAAAACTACTATTTGCCACACCACGCCGTACTTCGCCCTTCGAGTTCAACCACCAAATGCCGAGTGGTATTTGACGCTAGCGCAAAGGCGAACGCAGCAAGTCTTTCGCTCAACGAGGTTCTTCAAGTGGGTGCAACGGTACAGAAGGAACTGTATGACGTTATGCTACGATTCTGTAAGTATAAAATTGCATTCACCGCCGACGTTCCAAAGATGTATCGCCAGATCATCATGGATCCCCGAGACACGCATTTTCTTCGAGTGTTTTGGTGCGAGCAACCATCCGACCGCCTTCGTGTCCTGGAGCTTACCACGGTAACATACGGGACAGCCTCCGCACCATTCCAAGCAACCCGCTGTTTGCAACAACTAGCCGAGGACGAATCAACAGACTACCCTATTGGAGCCCGTATCGTGAAGGAGGATTTCTACGTCGACGATGCCCTTTCGAGCGCAGACTCGCTTCCAGCTGCTGTTGAAGCAGTGAAGCAGCTGAAGGGCATCATGCAGAAAGGAGGTTTTTCGCtacacaaatggtgttccaactCAAACGAGTTACTGGAACACATTCCGACAGCTGAACAGGAGCAGCCAGCCGCTTTGGAAGAGTATGAACCGAATGGAGTGATAAAGGTACTTGGCCTACTGTGGGACCCGAAAGCCGACATTTTCCAAATTGCCAGGCCAATTCAGCGCAGTTTGAAGCAACCCGTCACGAAAAGGATCATTTATTCCGAGGTGGCTAGACTGTTCGATCCATTAGGTCTTGTGTCATCAGTCATCGTTGTTGCCAAACTACTTGTGCAGCGGCTCTGGCAATGCAAGATTGGATGGGATGATCCAGTGAACGACCAAACGCAGAAGTTCTGGGAGGACTTCGCAAATTCCTTGTCAGCTCTTGAAACGATCGCTATTCCCAGACGAATTACCTTCGACGAAGCCGTAGACTACGAACTGCACGGATTTGCCGATGCATCATCAGTGGCGTATGGTGCATGTGTTTACGTACGAAGCCTTTTCTCCAACGGATCAGCCAAATTGAAACTGGTTACCAGCAAATCCAAGGTGGCACCGCTTCACGAGTTATCGACACCCCGAAAGGAGTTGTGTGCCGCACTACTACTGACTCGACTTGTTGAGAAGGTAGTCCATGTCCTACATATGGAGTTTCGTCACGTCGTTCTCTGGTCAGACAGCCAAATAGTTCTGGCTTGGATGAAACGACCTGCACATCGACTCAAGGTATTTGTACGCAATCGTATCGCCGAAATCAACAGTAAAACAGCAGAATATCAATGGTGCTACATTCGAACCACGGAGAACCCAGCGGACATCGTTTCTAGAGGACTACTACCGAACGACTTGTGCAAAAGCAGTCTTTGGTGGTACGGCCCGTCATTCCTTTCAAGCGTTGAGTACGAAGCAGAGGACATCGAAGACATCCCCGAGAACATGCTTCCCGAAATAACAACCGTCGAGACAGTTGCTACAGCAGTAGAAGAGGAGTTTCCATTGTTTTCCCGATTCAGCGACTTCAGGAAGATTGAACGTGTGATGGCTTTG AGTACCAAACAGCACGCCACGTTACTATCACCGAGCTACGACATACGAACCATGAGCCAAAAAACGATGCAGTCGAAGACAACGAATCACCGAAGAAAGCTGTTGAAACTTCGTGTCAACCGGGGGGAGTATGTTCCGTACGGAACGAGCCaagcgacaacaacaacaaccacgaATAGCACGTGCATCGGCTCCCTGCGTAGCACAACCCAACAGCAGCAATAA